A genomic stretch from Hemibagrus wyckioides isolate EC202008001 linkage group LG20, SWU_Hwy_1.0, whole genome shotgun sequence includes:
- the gpr55a gene encoding G-protein coupled receptor 55a, with amino-acid sequence MEGCRDWVHCVQFVFYIPVLVAGFPLNMAALWQLFFRVRQWSESTIYLLNLVINDCLLLLALPFKIMAYSEPWKLGSFSCSLFESFVYVNMYGSILLSVCISVDRYVALHFPFRQLRSKRKAVSICAIVWTLVFGFSYPVYDFHPGSSNESFCFQNFSSQTWGKHWIIVCVECVFWGSAVVMVLCSVNVVKILHDLRKRNPNDAKLRNNKSVKIVLSNLVVFLLCFIPYHITVLLYFYIKQKRISTDYSKLREFVHVSLCVSSVNCFADAACYYFILKENLQTAQQDTRVNAHSMHSDTH; translated from the coding sequence ATGGAAGGCTGCAGAGACTGGGTGCATTGTGTACAATTTGTCTTCTACATTCCCGTCCTCGTCGCTGGTTTTCCTTTAAACATGGCCGCCCTGTGGCAGCTCTTCTTCCGCGTTCGTCAGTGGAGTGAATCCACCATTTACCTGCTGAACCTCGTCATTAATGACTGCCTGCTTCTTCTTGCGCTCCCTTTTAAAATCATGGCTTACAGCGAGCCATGGAAACTCGGAAGCTTTTCCTGCTCGCTGTTCGAGAGTTTTGTCTACGTCAACATGTATGGCAGCATCCTGCTGAGCGTGTGCATCTCTGTGGATCGCTATGTTGCTCTACACTTTCCCTTCCGCCAACTGCGATCCAAAAGGAAGGCTGTGTCCATCTGTGCAATTGTGTGGACATTAGTGTTTGGATTTAGCTACCCAGTTTACGATTTTCATCCAGGCAGCAGTAACGAGTCCTTCTGTTTCCAGAACTTTTCCAGTCAGACATGGGGTAAACATtggattatagtgtgtgtggagtgtgtgttttggggcaGTGCCGTTGTCATGGTGTTGTGCTCGGTGAATGTCGTTAAAATCCTGCATGATTTACGCAAACGGAACCCTAATGATGCTAAACTGCGAAACAACAAGAGTGTAAAGATTGTGCTCAGCAACCTGGTGGTGTtccttttgtgttttattccctatCACATCACTGTGCTTCTTTATTTCTACATTAAACAGAAAAGAATCAGTACAGATTACAGTAAACTGCGTGAATTTGTCCAcgtcagtctgtgtgtgagcagcGTGAACTGCTTCGCTGATGCAgcctgttattatttcatattGAAAGAAAACCTGCAGACCGCACAGCAGGACACCAGAGTTAATGCTCACAGcatgcacagtgacacacactag